AaattaaaacaccaaaactgctaaaaagaaaaatctacaataataacaataatacaatgaacaataataagaaacaatttcaggttgagaggagcagaactgatCAAACCTGACCGGaccaattttaaattttaaatcggTCCTTCTATGGATACAAAGCAGCTCTTAAAACTCTTAAAAGCTGAGCGATAACGTCGCCAtatttgtatctgtgtgtaattttatttgaattgtctTAATAAACAATGTGTTTCCTACATTTGCATTAATTTCCTGTAACGGGGGTCCTCACTTCAGAGTAGACTGTTTGTCTTTGAGACGACCTCTGTCTGGTTGAGCTTTGCTCCTGGTGAAGACTGCAGCAGAATAACacatctcctcttctgtctgagcagacacagggAAAAAACTCATGTTAATCAAAAATCAGTATTTACACGTCTATAACGCTTTTGATTGTTCTGATCCTCACCGGCTGAGTGTCCTCGCCACTCGCGCCTGTTGTGCAACTGAGTACGgcagctgttttaaaaataagagaaataaaaacagcagagtaAAACGAGCTGTTTGGTGAAAGAAAAGTACACAAGTGAAGTAAATTTGCCCAAAATGCTTCTCAAGTAACTTTAAGACATTTAAGAGACGTGTTTCTTACCAGTGCAACAGCCACAAAGGTTTTTCTTCTGCATAGTcctcagataaataaaaaggacgATGAGACCACCGGACACAGCAGCACCGAGTGTGTATAAAACTATGGAGCTTATATGGCCATCGTTATTTTCACTGAaatcataaaattaaaataattagcatATTTATTGCCAATTTGAAACATAGGAAGTAGAATGCAAAAATCAACTTTTACCTTCAATTTCGGGCTCTGAGCAGTTCCCACATGTCTGCTCACATTTTCCTACGGAACAACACAAATCTCCAGAAGAGCAGATGTTACTGAAGACGCTGTTTCTGGATCTGTTTAAGTTGTTTTCATCCACTTCCACGTTGTTTCTgcaatgaaaactgaaaaatggccCAACAGatctggagccacagcagcggcTGTTGAGGTCATCCAGAGACGTTGGGTTCTCGGAGTCAGAGAGGACGGGACACTGGAGGAGCACAGAGCGTTCTCCAGGGGTCGGATCACAGGGATGAGCCGTGGGGACACCATCACCTTCGGATTCGGAGACAAAATTAGGCACAAATGAATTCTGATAAATGAACTGTGATGTTCCAAGATGAACTATGTCCAAACCAGCAGATATTCACCTACTACTGTTAGGTCTActcttttcaaaaatgcactTTGCGCCGTCATGCAGAAATAAACTCCAGTATCATTCACACGTGTGTTATTAATAACCAAACAAATGATCCTGATTCCATTTTGGTTGTGAAGTGAGAATCTTTTGTATGATGAGATGATTTTCCGAGGAGTTCAGGTAAGGTTCCAGGAATAACTCTGATCCATAAGTGGGTTTCTAACGTCTTGCGGGGACACTTCAGTCTCACAGTCTCTCCAACAGTTACTTTCTTGGTCTCAATGATGTTATTTGTGCATCCTGTAAAGGCAAATAATACACCCAACataggaaaatgtgtttgatctctccaaaatgacagagcaaagagcagatTCTTGGAActaattagtaaaaaaaaagtagtttccTGGGTTACTTACCCCCaaatctgacaggaaagaggaggatatAAAATAGAATCAGCATTCTCTACTTAGTGCGCCTGTCGCGTCTCACGGGTTAAAGGTGCTGCTCAAATGatcagatgaaggaaacagTTTCATCACAGTGTGCTTGGTTCTCAGTAAGAGCACAGGGGAAGTGATATCAGCTAGTTTTCCAACCTCTGAAAACTGAAGcagagtttattttttaaagtaaaagcacTGTGATGAAATTTCCCTTTTTCTTAAATCTGAGAGTATTTAGTTTTGATGGTGAAGGAATTCATTTGAATTTTAGCTCCCTGACTCGCCAACCAGAAATTTACAGCAGTAACCCAAAAATTATGTTTAGAAGagattttggtttgtgttttagcACATCGAATAAGATCACCTACACTTCAAaccaatttaatttaaactaatttactaataattacatgtatttaatatagAATAATATTAAGAATGAACAAACTCTCTCCTTGAGGCAAGTGTGGTGAGGCAGAAACCATGAAATGACCCTGTTTCCTTTAACCCAACTggtagagagaggaagaggtgcaATAGAGGGAGGTTAGAAAGACAATAGACACGTTCAGCacaaaaatatttagatttaaaattcaaagaacAATAATATACAAGTCTGTTTAAGCGAAGTGGAAAACAAGTGTGTAATGACTTCATCTACCACGAGGGGGAAACATACATGCTGCAGTACATATTCAAATTGTACTGTAGCACCAACAATTACGCATTTGTGCTTAAACTTGCAGCAATTTTTGAACCTGAACTGGAACCAGTAGGTCTGTTTGATGTGGCTCAATCTAATAGGCAGTCCATCAAAGTCTGGTGACATCCTGATGTGCAgaattatttaaacaaatgataAACTAGGATtgcattattaattattaattcttATTATTTTGTGGTCTAATCAGCTCACATAGAAGATTCTTATAAAGCTAGCCACACGGTGCTTTAATACTAGACCAATGTCTGCGGATGTCCAGACCTCCAGTGGATATAAAGAATAGTTGAACATTTTTCGCTTAATTTATAATCTAGGCCAATGGTTTGACAGACAATGATGTGGTTTAGACAGTTCATATGTTTCAATTTCCGTGTATATTGATGCATCTGTTCATTGTCAACCAAATGTCTATTTTACTTATATACATAGTAACTTATTAACGGCTGCCTTACAAATGAATTTTGCTTTAACAAACAAGATTAAACACTAAATTATTGCCCACAAATCAGATCAAAGACAGCAGCTCATCGTCGGTCAAACACTGAGGACACCAGACTTTGGAAGAATCTGTCAAttagttttcttttctgttcatATGTAGAAATTCATCAGTAATCAAACTACTGTGGAAGAACCTCTCACAGactgccccccgcccccctcacacacacacacacacaacacacacacacacacacacacacacacacacacacacaggcaacagaACGTTCACAGTCCAGCCCAGGAAGCCGTGCTCCACATTGAAGCCGAAACGACACAAATGAGGGTTCAAGTTTCATGTTGGCTGATGTTATTGTGAGCTGTGACCTCACAGGCTGCTGAGAAGGAGCTTTCCTGGATAGAAATGTGTGAATATAATATAGATAATAGAACTGGTTGAGGACGTTAttgtaaaatacaaataaataacatcAAGGTAAACTTAATTTGTATGTGCACCATTGattattattcatattttacattttaccaaACCCCTGTTTTCTCTCATTCATTTGACAAAAACAAGGAAGTCTTCAGAAGGAGGCAGATGTGACTCTAGGGGGCGCTACAGTCATGAGCACTTTCATACTGTCGCTCAGACGGTGGAGGAAGTTCTAAACTGCACACACGTCAGTTTATCTACACcaggaaataaaaaggagacACCATGTGCTACAATAATGCccaatatatttattttcatgcacAAACAGATTCTATCAGAAATAGACACAGTGACTTCAGGTGAAAAGTTCTGCTTTGATACATTAATGATTCAAAAGAATAAGAAACACACTATTTACACACCATCACACTGCCTGACAGGCTGGTTTGATGACTGGTTTATTTATCATTGTGTTCATCAAATATTTTCCACTTTTGACCAATACATCAATATTTGTTCTAACAGGTCAGAAAAATTCAGTCACACACTTAAATGGAATTTCTTTTTTAGAAGAACACAAAACAATCCAAGAAGATGTAAAAATGTCTAAGTAGAAAGGACACACAATGTTCTTCCTGTGCTCCAGGTATATCTTGGGCAAGTCATAAGAATCTCATGCAGCTTTAGATTTAAATGTATGAATGAGTGAGATGTTAAACACCCTGAAGATCAACTAGTCCAACCCAAAGGCTCTGACAGCTGCATAGGTCCTCTGTTCCTCTGCACTTTGTCTCCCCTCCTTTCGTCCGTCTCTTTCAGTTTTTACCAGCATGAAGGTGACAGCAGAATAAACACACAAGCCCTGTTCCTTCTGAAAGAAATGAGATGGGAAAGTTATGAAAGATGACAAATTTTAATGGGTTTAGAATAAATTCTGCGTGAATAAATTATTCACCTGCTGAGCTGCGCTTTGCCTGGCAGCCGCTGAACATAGAGGACAGAGAAGATAAAAATCAATGACAATTCAACCAAGGTCTCATGATGGCGACTAACTTCACTTACTTTTGTTCCACTCGTGCTTGTTCGTTTTAATGGTGTAAATGAGGAAGGAAACAGCGATCAAATTTACAGTGAAGAACCCGCAGAGCAGAAAACTAGTCCCACTGGGTGTTAGCGTCCACATGCTCACTcctgaaacaataaaaacacaaaatattaaGTTTCCTGAGGTTCAACCGAACAACTAAAGCTGGTTCAGGATGTAACGTAGACCATCCATGTCAGACGGAGATGGCCTTGGGCCACATTTGCTCCCTCATAAATTTTATGTCCGGTCCAACACAAGGTTTCTATTCTAACATCCTTATTAGTTAAATTATGTGCCGGAAGGCTGATCCGTCgttgattgttgtttttttaatccgcCGCCATTGTCTTTGCCGTTTAAAAAATGGCCAAAATTACGATAAAAAGCAATAACCCATCAATATTTAGTTAAATGTGTAAAAGTACGGTTAATAACATCAAATACATAATGCGATTTTAATTTGTAAATTACACATCCTACATTAGCCATTTTCTCGTTTGCATTTCTCTAACTCGGAGTTGTTCAATGAGCAAAATCAGTCATTAGTAATTAATACATAGTAACCTGTAATTAAGTCCTCAGTTGGTCAACTCAAAAAAGGATATAATATTTAATGTAACCCTAAGTCTGAAATATGTGGCCCCCATTTGTACGTGACTAATGTGGCCCATAGAGACCCCGCAGTTGAACCTTTCTGACGCACGCTGTTCTAAAGTTCTCATTTTACAGTTGTACCTTGAAAATCCACTTTGGTGCCTTTTCCAAACCATATTTCTCCACATGTAGCCACGGCGCAGTAGTAAGTCTCAGCAACGGAGGTGCTAGCATTTATAGAGAGGTGATAAATGCAGGATTTCTCATTGTCAGAGCTCTGCTCGCATTCATCGTTTCCACGAGCATAGATCATATGGACGCTGTCTCTCCCAGCTTTGAACCAGTACACGCTAAGGCCTCCTGAACAGGAGTTGTCGTGAAATTCAGAGAGGACAGAACACTGAAGAGCCACAGACTCCTCAGGACAAACCGGATCACACACTGTCAGATTGTGGACAATCCTGTTGGCTTTCATTTGCGTCtctcctgaaaaaaaaaaagtttctacGTTATCCACGACCTTCTAAACAATGTCCAAAACAGACatgcaaagacaaaaaagaagtcatttttacCTTCTATTAATAAATAGGAAGCGCTCCACCTTATGCTGAAGTAGTCAATCAGTGCACAGTGATACATTCCCTCATCTCCAGAAATGGTCTCCAAGATCGTCAAATTAAACCCACCTTCATCTTCTTTGATTTGCAGTCTGGAAGCAGAAAAATCTGCTCCATACATTGGCTTGACAAGATTATTATAAGTGACCACCATGCTAAGACTTTCCCCGGCACTCTGCTTGTACCAGTGAATTTGTCTTCGTGCTATTTCTTTTGGTAAAACACATGTGAGGGTCACAGGTTCTCCAAGCTGAACTAAGGTCACTGGAACCAGAGCATctaaataaaatggaaaaaaaaacatacagatTGTGTAGTAAATTGTAAAGATATTTTGGTAGGATAGGAGACACTGCGGGACACACAGACAGCACTTACAGCCctgatgaaggagaagcagagcaACGTTGAACAAAATCATCTCGACACTGGTTTCTCAGAAAGATGAAGGTGTTTATACAGAGAATGTAACCTCTTTCAGATGATTTTGGTTGGCCATTGCCCCAAAAGCGAGGAGAGCATTTcctctggggggtgggggtgttctACTTTAGCTGACAAAGAATGACTGAGACTGAGATCCATGTCAACAAGCGAATTCACCAATGACTAAATGTTTCTCATGATAAATCACCATTTTTCTGTATTGTGTTTCACTCATTACACTTGAGGTTCACAGCTAATCCATCTATTTCTTTTAAAGGCTGCTTACTGagctcacctgtccatcacaggacacgcACAGCAGTCCCTCACACCCACGTCGAGGGGCAATTTAGTCTCCAAACAACTTggtgtgcatgtttttgtgctGTAGAAGAAAAAACCCTGGCATAAGAATAGCACTGAAATGTCAATTCTATTGCTGCTTGTATTGATTTATTGGACTTCCTGTTTCGTCTCTCccaatttaaaaataaaacaaaaacaccacatATGAAACCAAGCGTGAGTGCAAGCTTTTAAACCTTTGCAAGTAGTGGTTCCATATTACATCACGAACATGTAATTTCCCTTCTAATGCCGCTGACTGCTGCACATCCTGTTGGCCTATCTGTGTAACCGTTTCAGTGGTTGGTCCCAACTCCACCTGCTGAAGGTTCTGACTTTATTTTCAAAGTAGCGTGTTCTCAAAAAATTGTTGTTAGCATAACTATCACATAGTATTGGTGGTCGTTTTAGAAATTTTAGGGCCCAAGGTAACCAAAGTGTGGGGTTCTATTAATAAAAATCCTAAAGATGGATAATAAAGTAGAAACAATGTTATTAAGAATACACACATGTAATTCTGGTTTAAAGgggtgattttttaaaatattttatttacccacaacagaaacattcaggctgtttttgttgatttatttGGCTTTTAAGGTGGATCTCCCCGTCTTCCTTGGTTATTGGGCTACTTTTTGTTTCAATTTTGTCTTCATAACTAGGCCAAATCACTCCCTATAGAGCTGTCATGATCA
This genomic stretch from Takifugu flavidus isolate HTHZ2018 chromosome 9, ASM371156v2, whole genome shotgun sequence harbors:
- the LOC130531229 gene encoding uncharacterized protein LOC130531229 isoform X2 encodes the protein MTAQSAFLKRVDLTVVGDGVPTAHPCDPTPGERSVLLQCPVLSDSENPTSLDDLNSRCCGSRSVGPFFSFHCRNNVEVDENNLNRSRNSVFSNICSSGDLCCSVGKCEQTCGNCSEPEIEVLYTLGAAVSGGLIVLFIYLRTMQKKNLCGCCTAAVLSCTTGASGEDTQPTEEEMCYSAAVFTRSKAQPDRGRLKDKQSTLK
- the LOC130531229 gene encoding uncharacterized protein LOC130531229 isoform X1, with product MTAQSAFLKRVDLTVVGDGVPTAHPCDPTPGERSVLLQCPVLSDSENPTSLDDLNSRCCGSRSVGPFFSFHCRNNVEVDENNLNRSRNSVFSNICSSGDLCCSVGKCEQTCGNCSEPEIEVLYTLGAAVSGGLIVLFIYLRTMQKKNLCGCCTAAVLSCTTGASGEDTQPTEEEMCYSAAVFTRSKAQPDRGRLKDKQSTLKPVRSRIWFTPFQTLLEENQ
- the LOC130531226 gene encoding uncharacterized protein LOC130531226 — encoded protein: MILFNVALLLLHQGYALVPVTLVQLGEPVTLTCVLPKEIARRQIHWYKQSAGESLSMVVTYNNLVKPMYGADFSASRLQIKEDEGGFNLTILETISGDEGMYHCALIDYFSIRWSASYLLIEGETQMKANRIVHNLTVCDPVCPEESVALQCSVLSEFHDNSCSGGLSVYWFKAGRDSVHMIYARGNDECEQSSDNEKSCIYHLSINASTSVAETYYCAVATCGEIWFGKGTKVDFQGVSMWTLTPSGTSFLLCGFFTVNLIAVSFLIYTIKTNKHEWNKTAARQSAAQQKEQGLCVYSAVTFMLVKTERDGRKEGRQSAEEQRTYAAVRAFGLD